A stretch of Hydractinia symbiolongicarpus strain clone_291-10 chromosome 9, HSymV2.1, whole genome shotgun sequence DNA encodes these proteins:
- the LOC130657731 gene encoding nuclear pore complex protein Nup133-like, translating into MYTPKRQQRSRLEDSLIGKQNSPFSTLNLSVTEDSAHTRKFQSKAVFQIIEQDESHQLLTYGNALPVEVAEVLAASQKAPLSAKIDPAGWVSVVCGRKLFIWRFTSSAAKKAVSCFEFQLAPTELTHQADLTCVIETNSSDPTFAMNTKTSVMNVSPEGTVKFWQNINRPAVTVESFLNLGGKQCLYLLPLSPYGCVLVTTTNEVYLLSPSISTVHCRQLTTSKGMLSNIGRRVSSFWSQPVVGVNKYPPCICSGTNDYDTSERHFYTITNQQFQKWEIAGPSESETKMVYEIDLLKCIKMYTNENVESFQHIDEIQVLDMKNAGFGTMLLMVLWSGDTYRCAVGLLKARGDDTQVSFSSIVLIDDEVQEEDFTNLKLALPVAEYHVFIASKHMIYAQSVSKSMWNPVKVEFNKVNSAIIGVGNCGSDPIFLSRRHGLITFRLMQDPTIALMKSIQQPEKEKISKEEESKTVDIPLEISPSDAYATIKTAFVAHSKDRVDTNHIISTLECTPQDIHDAVIQLSIELLNSRPVSDPRWAAQRNIGLVTTSVLLLNQLQDKEQIHAAFIEFLTRSKIYEKTMEKRYDIQFEVNENSEKLQCMLALQNMYSRVGDIIDETINTLDVGLSSFDEENNFNAKDVFFANVTDVGQFFFALLRLEEKKLSQISTVKEQVELISTVSELFATCYTAAWQHRQLVTKQKQATQMYHVPWTGSATSINNRALLKRQIQLALEQGLPNVDSTKVGAILTRQVILLSDLLLDGYERELALLRSTGTHQQFASLNEEYQQERQYIVILLVDLSYYEEAATLAEKYEDFLSLILLCEKTQDTEKLEHYKQTFGKQGFSEVLYQRYMDTGAWGKLMGEKNTSDDFDKFLGNYNNLSWLHFIGAKEFSKASHVLKHLSGDEKICAPRKRLMLVLSNLSMLASDEETSEITAHVNDVDKHLELLEYQDNIMEFLGKESHLYPPLSAEELIQMCLTENPANLTDDHYAHLFGVLSHVETDAQSLALDVWCSCILHDNWSECSQLDYEDVVTQKMFFRCLKYCKNTDSSISLIPSLRDLLSLDALKIRSSQTSLRQLKACYEVAGLKNLIEGV; encoded by the exons ATGTATACACCTAAAAGACAACAACGCAGTCGCTTAGAGGACTCCTTGATTGGAAAACAAAATTCTCCATTTTCAACATTAAACTTGTCAGTTACTGAAGATTCTGCTCATACGAGAAAGTTTCAAAGTAAAGC AGTCTTTCAGATCATTGAGCAAGATGAGTCTCATCAATTATTAACCTATGGCAATGCACTTCCAGTTGAAGTGGCAGAGGTTTTGGCAGCCTCTCAAAAAG cacCTTTATCTGCAAAGATTGATCCTGCTGGTTGGGTATCAGTTGTCTGCGGGAGAAAGTTATTTATTTGGAGATTTACCTCCAGTGCtgctaaaaag gcTGTCAGCTGTTTTGAGTTTCAACTTGCACCCACAGAACTGACTCATCAAGCAGATTTAACATGTGTTATCGAAACAAACTCCTCAGACCCAACATTTGCAATGAATACCAAAACGTCAGTGATGAATGTATCTCCAGAAGGAACTGTAAAATTCTGGCAAAATATAAACAGACCAGCAGTCACAGTTGAATCGTTTTTAAACCTAGGTGGAAAGCAATGTCTCTATTTACTGCCATTAAGT cCATATGGATGTGTGTTAGTTACAACTACGAATGAAGTATACTTATTGTCACCAAGCATT TCTACGGTGCATTGTCGACAACTCACTACATCAAAGGGTATGTTGTCCAACATTGGACGAAGAGTGTCCAGTTTTTGGTCTCAGCCTGTTGTTGGTGTCAATAAG TATCCCCCATGTATTTGCTCAGGAACAAATGATTACGACACTTCAGAGAG GCATTTCTACACCATTACAAACCAGCAATTTCAGAAATGGGAAATAGCTGggccgtcagaatcagaaacaAAG ATGGTTTATGAAATTGATTTACTGAAGTGTATAAAAATGTATACTAACGAAAATGTGgag TCGTTTCAACATATTGATGAAATACAAGTTTTGGATATGAAGAATGCTGGTTTTGGTACAATGTTACTCATGGTATTGTGGAGTGGTGACACATATCGATGTGCTGTTG gtttgCTGAAAGCTCGTGGTGATGACACACAAGTCAGTTTTTCAAGTATTGTACTTATTGACGATGAAGTTCAA GAAGAAGATTTTACAAACTTAAAGCTGGCCTTACCCGTGGCAGAATACCATGTGTTTATAGCATCAAAACACATGATTTATGCTCAATCAG TTTCGAAAAGTATGTGGAATCCTGTCAAAGTGGAGTTTAATAAAGTTAACAGTGCCATAATTGGTGTTG GTAACTGCGGTTCTGATCCTATCTTTTTATCAAGAAGACATGGTTTGATCACTTTTCGCCTTATGCAAGACCCAACAAT AGCACTAATGAAGAGTATTCAACaaccagaaaaagaaaaaattagcaAAGAAGAAGAATCT aaaacagtTGACATTCCACTCGAGATATCTCCCAGTGATGCCTATGCTACAATAAAAACGGCCTTTGTAGCTCATTCAAAAGATCGCGTG GACACTAATCACATTATCAGCACGTTAGAATGTACACCCCAAGATATTCACGATGCGGTTATTCAACTCAGTATCGAACTGCTCAACAGTCGACCAGTGTCTGACCCAAGATGGGCTGCACAAAGGAATATAG GCCTTGTTACAACATCAGTGTTACTGTTGAACCAGTTGCAAGATAAAGAACAGATTCATGCAGCATTTATCGAGTTTCTTACTCGTTCAAAGATCTACGAAAag ACAATGGAAAAACGTTACGACATTCAGTTCGAAGTTAATGAAAACAGTGAGAAACTGCAATGCATGCTAGCTCTACAGAATATGTACTCAAG GGTAGGTGATATCATAGATGAAACAATAAACACACTCGATGTTGGTctttcttcatttgacgaagaaaacaattttaatgccaaagatgttttttttgcaaat GTTACTGATGTCGGTCAGTTCTTTTTCGCCCTACTCAGGTTGGAAGAgaagaaactttcgcaaatATCGACAGTAAAGGAACAAGTAGAGCTAATATCGACCGTCAGTGAATTGTTTGCG ACGTGTTATACTGCTGCTTGGCAACACAGACAACTtgttaccaaacaaaaacaggcAACTCAGATGTACCACGTTCCGTGGACTG GTAGTGCAACGAGTATTAACAATCGAGCACTTTTGAAACGTCAG atCCAACTAGCACTTGAACAAGGCCTACCAAACGTTGATAGCACAAAG GTTGGAGCAATTTTAACGCGCCAAGTAATACTACTATCTGATTTGCTATTGGACGGCTATGAAAGGGAGTTGGCTTTACTACG ATCGACTGGTACACATCAACAATTTGCTAGTCTCAACGAGGAGTATCAACAAGAGCGACAATATATTGTTATATTGTTAG TGGATCTTAGCTATTACGAAGAAGCAGCCACTTTAGCTGAAAAATATGAAGATTTCCTTTCGTTAATTCTACTGTGTGAGAAAACGCAGGATACTGAGAAGCTGGAACATTACAAACAGACTTTTGGAAAACAG ggTTTTTCCGAAGTCTTGTATCAACGATATATGGACACAG GAGCATGGGGTAAACTGATGGGTGAAAAAAACACCTCCGACGACTTTGACAAATTTCTTGGGAATTACAATAACCTTAGCTGGTTGCATTTCATTGGAGCGAAAGAGTTTTCAAAG GCTTCACATGTTCTTAAGCATCTTTCTGGCGATGAAAAAATATGCGCACCAAGAAAAAGG CTTATGTTGGTACTATCCAATTTGTCGATGCTTGCATCAGATGAAGAGACGAGCGAGATCACTGCTCATGTGAATG atgTTGACAAACACTTGGAGCTTCTTGAGTACCAGGATAATATTATGGAG TTTCTTGGGAAAGAATCGCACTTATATCCACCATTGTCTGCGGAGGAGCTCATACAG atgtgCTTAACAGAAAATCCAGCCAACTTAACAGACGACCACTATGCACATCTATTTGGTGTGTTGTCACAT GTTGAGACCGACGCTCAAAGTCTAGCCTTGGATGTTTGGTGTAGCTGTATTTTGCACGACAA TTGGAGTGAATGCTCGCAATTGGATTATGAGGACGTGGTCAcacagaaaatgttttttagatgttTAAAGTATTGTAAAAACACAG ATTCGAGCATATCCTTGATACCATCACTAAGAGACTTGCTGTCTTTGGATGCACTAAAAATACGTTCCAGTCAAACTTCCTTACGACAGCTGAAAGCTTGTTACGAAGTTGCTGGATTAAAAAATCTGATAGAAGGTGTATAG